The following nucleotide sequence is from Borrelia sp. A-FGy1.
TGGAAGTATTGCAGCTTCTTGTTAAGAATGGAAATACTGTAGTTCTTATAGAGCATAATTTGGATGTAATAAAACAGGCAGATTATATAATAGATTTAGGACCTGAAGGTGGACTATCTGGGGGAGATATTATTGTATCTGGAACTCCTGAAGAGGTTTCAAAATGCAAAAGTTCCTATACAGGAATGTTTTTAAAAAAACTTTTGTAGTATTATTAAGCATTTCCAATTTTTTTATCCTTTTTGCTCAAGTAGTTAATGATAATAAAAAACATTATAGTAAAGAAAAGTTAAATTTAATTCAAAAAGCTAATTTAAAGGAGCTTGAACTTTCTAGTGATGAAGATTTAAAAAAATGGGCTTTAAAAGAAGGTATTGAAGAAAAAGATGTTTCTAAGATACGAGAGTTACTATTGAAAAAATTTGGATTATCTCCTGATTTTTTTTCAAAAGATATAGGTAAAGATGGTGGTAGATATAAAATAATAATTAAAAGTACAGATAGTCTTGAAAATTTTACCTATGAGCTTACTAAAGATGAAAATATTATATTTAAAGGAAATGTTAGTCTTGTCATTGAAGATGTAAAAGATAGTAAGAAACATAATATTAAGGGTGATAAAATCATTTTTAATAGAAAAACTAAAAAGCTTTTTGCTAGTGGAAATGTTGATTATGAGCTTGATTTAAACTCTGATGAAAAGTTATATTTTTATGGTAATGAGTTATTTGTTGATTTTGATTCTCAAAATTTTCTTTTAAAGAATGGAATTATTCAAAAGAAAATACATAAAAATTTAATTAATCATGTTGTTTCATTTGGAGGAAAAATTTTAAAGAAGCTGGATAATGATACTAATATATTAGAGAAGGCTTTTATTACAACTAGTAAAGTTCCAGATCCTTACTATTCTATTAGGGCTTCCAAAATATGGGTTTTGCCTTCTGGAGATTTTGGAGTTATAAACGCTGTATTTTACATGGGGGAAGTCCCTATATTATATATACCATTTTTTTTTAAACCAGGTGATAGTTTATTTTTTAATCCGTCTTTAGAATATTCTTTAAGAAAGGGATTTACTCTTTTTAATACTGTCTATTTATTTGGAAAAAAGACTTTTAATAATGAGGATGCTTCTTTCCTAGATTTTGATTTTAATTCAATATATAATTCAAATAAAAATTCTTATATTAGAAATGGTTATTTAACTTATTTTTTTTCTAAAGATGCTATTTCTAAGGTAAATAAGGACTATGTCAAATTGATTTTTGATATTTATTCTAGTTTGGGGTTTTATTTGGGGCTTGATTTTGATGTAAGTGCTACTTTAGATATTTTTAAGACTTTTGAAGGTAATTTTGGTTTAGGGTTTACAAGAAATCTATATAAAAATAGTATCACAGGTAACTATCGACCGTTTAAAGATGAAAACATCGATTATTCTATTTTTAATTTTGATAATTTAAATAAGGGTGACATATTTGGATTTGAGGTACCTTTTAGATATTTATTTAGGACTAAGTCAGAATTTTTAATAAGTGATGCACTTTTTTCAATGGTTTTTGAGCACTATTCAGATCCTTATGTAATGATTGACTTTAAAAATAGATTAGAGAATTCGACTCTTCTTTTCTTTCTTGGATCTCGTAAAAAAGCTTTGGAAAAGCAAGATATGATAAAGACTTTTGATTGGAATTTGTCTTCTTTTTATAATCGAACTTTTGATAATAATACTCTTTTTGATTATAAATTAAATAATATAGGTTTTAGTTTTAAATTGGCAGATTCTAGTAATATTTATGGTACAAATCCTTTGATAAAGCCAAAAGATATTGAAGATCCAACTAGAAAATGGTTTTATTTAGAGAGAGTTTATATTCCTTATGTTGATATCAATTTTCAAAAAGATCTTTACAATAATAGTTGGGCTTCTTTTTCAGATAATAAGAATGAAGAGATAATTATGACCCCAAAAGTTAAAGATATTGGAGAAGAAGGAAATGATATCCAAAATAAAAAAAGTAAAGATGTTGATAAAAAACTTAAAGGAAGAAATGATTTAAGTAAAGATTTATATTTGTCGCCTGAAATGATTACATCAAATGATATTAATCATACAGATTCTTTTTATATTAGAATTGGAATTAATCCTTACTTTAAAAATAACATATTTTTTGATGATTCTAAAGTCGAATCTCCTCAAGATTTTAAATATGCTGTAAAAAGCTATTTATTTGATATTAAAAGTAAAATAGATTTAAAGTTTCATGCTGATTTTTATAATCGACTTATTACTTTTGAAGAAGTTATATACTTAAATACAGATGAGTATAATCCTTTAGATAAAGATTATAATTTAGTAGAAAAAGATAAGAAAGGAGAGCATTCAATTATTAATAAAATAAATTTAGACTTATTACCTTTTATTAGATATCCTGCTTTTTCTAGAAGTAGTATTAAAATTGAGAATAAAATTACTCTTTATTCATTTGACAAAAAGTATGATAGAGAAGTTAAGGTTCTAGATGGAAAGAGTGGGAGCGTCTTTTGGAATAGTCCTGAAACTCTTTATCAAGAATTAAATATTAATTTGATTTATGATTACGGATATTTTAGTACTAACCTTTCAAGTTTGATTAAGAATACCTTTGAAAATATGCATGCTTCTTCTGAGCTTAAGTTTTCTTTAGAATTTCCTTATTTATTACAAGAGTTAGGTATTGGAGTAAAATATGATAAAAAATTTAAGGAAGAGTATAAAACTAAACTCATAAATAGAACTGTTGGTACAGAGCCTTTAAGACCAGGCTCTCCTTATAAAGGTTTGGAAATGGGCCCTGCTTTATATTATAAGATAGAGCCTAAATATTTAGATTATTTTAAGGTTGCTTTGTTAGTTGCCTATGATCCTTTGATTAATAGGATGTCTGAGCTTTCCTTTAAGTTAAATGCTTATGATTTTCAGCTTACATTTGGAATGAAGGATGAGTTTGAGTATAAATATGATAAATTTATAGGTGATTTTTTAAGGGTAGGAACTACTACTAAACTTGTTCCTTATGTTTTAAGCTCTCAGTATAAGAGAGATTTATATACTTTTAAATTTTTTGATGAAAAATTTTCAGTTGGACTTGGAATAAACGTTGGTTGGAAAATTAATTTGCAAAAATTTATTGATGATAATGAACTTTGGGCAGAATTTAGCTTTAAATTTAAATATACTGAATTTTTTGAATTGTATTTTTCTACTCGTTCTATTAATACAAAGACTTTTAGATATTTTGGAAAATATATGAATCAGGCTGGACTTGCAACAGTCAATATTTTTTCAGATTTATTTAAGTCATTTAATTTCTTTAATTTACAAGATAGAAAAGCTTCATTATTCAAGATTAAAAAAATTAGTACAGGCTTTAAATTTAATTTTTATGATTGGAAGTTTGTAGGTGAGTATGATTTAAATCCTGATATCTTAAAGGATTCTAGTAGCAATAGGTATTCTTCTATTTGGAGGAATAATTTTTCAATTTATGTTTCCTGGAATTTCTTCGAGCCTATTAAGACATCATTTGAAAGTAATTCAAGCACGGATTATGAACTTTTAATTAATCGTGAAACTAGAAAATAATATTCTTATTAAGGTTTAAGCTGAATATACTTATTTTAATAAATGATCATGAACATATTAAGAATTAGATTTTGGAATTTTTGATATTAGTATATTGATAGTTTTGTTTGTATCAATATTGGCTTTAACTATGTTAAGTTTTAGAATAGCTGGATATGTAATTTGCTTAAATGAATAGCTATGTGCTTCTGATTTATTGGATGAAATTTGATTGTTTTTATTAGATATCCCTAATAAAAACAATGTAAATTCTTGAGAAGTTTCAGGTCCAATAAAAAATTCTTTATATTTATTGTTATATTGTTCTATGTTATTTATTAATTTAATATCGTCTTTTATTGTAACAATATTTTTGGAATTTAAGCTTGTGTGTTGCCAGTTTATTTTTACTATTTCTTGGCTTCTATTTGTAAGGTTGATATAGATGTATTCATTTTCTGCTTTAATAGCATTTATACTAATATATTTTGCATGGGATTCTAGAATATCAAACTTTGTTTCATATTCTTTTTTAAAATCTATTGTAGTGCATGAAGTTATAGATAATAGTGTACATATTATTTTAGTAATAGATTTTATATATAGATTCACTTATAAAGTATTAATTCATCTTTTATGAAAGCCAAGATCTGCAATATTATTATCTCCAGAAATAAATAGTATTTCTCCACCTTTGTTTTCAAAATCATTTCTTAGTTTGATAATATTTTTGA
It contains:
- a CDS encoding LPS-assembly protein LptD encodes the protein MQKFLYRNVFKKTFVVLLSISNFFILFAQVVNDNKKHYSKEKLNLIQKANLKELELSSDEDLKKWALKEGIEEKDVSKIRELLLKKFGLSPDFFSKDIGKDGGRYKIIIKSTDSLENFTYELTKDENIIFKGNVSLVIEDVKDSKKHNIKGDKIIFNRKTKKLFASGNVDYELDLNSDEKLYFYGNELFVDFDSQNFLLKNGIIQKKIHKNLINHVVSFGGKILKKLDNDTNILEKAFITTSKVPDPYYSIRASKIWVLPSGDFGVINAVFYMGEVPILYIPFFFKPGDSLFFNPSLEYSLRKGFTLFNTVYLFGKKTFNNEDASFLDFDFNSIYNSNKNSYIRNGYLTYFFSKDAISKVNKDYVKLIFDIYSSLGFYLGLDFDVSATLDIFKTFEGNFGLGFTRNLYKNSITGNYRPFKDENIDYSIFNFDNLNKGDIFGFEVPFRYLFRTKSEFLISDALFSMVFEHYSDPYVMIDFKNRLENSTLLFFLGSRKKALEKQDMIKTFDWNLSSFYNRTFDNNTLFDYKLNNIGFSFKLADSSNIYGTNPLIKPKDIEDPTRKWFYLERVYIPYVDINFQKDLYNNSWASFSDNKNEEIIMTPKVKDIGEEGNDIQNKKSKDVDKKLKGRNDLSKDLYLSPEMITSNDINHTDSFYIRIGINPYFKNNIFFDDSKVESPQDFKYAVKSYLFDIKSKIDLKFHADFYNRLITFEEVIYLNTDEYNPLDKDYNLVEKDKKGEHSIINKINLDLLPFIRYPAFSRSSIKIENKITLYSFDKKYDREVKVLDGKSGSVFWNSPETLYQELNINLIYDYGYFSTNLSSLIKNTFENMHASSELKFSLEFPYLLQELGIGVKYDKKFKEEYKTKLINRTVGTEPLRPGSPYKGLEMGPALYYKIEPKYLDYFKVALLVAYDPLINRMSELSFKLNAYDFQLTFGMKDEFEYKYDKFIGDFLRVGTTTKLVPYVLSSQYKRDLYTFKFFDEKFSVGLGINVGWKINLQKFIDDNELWAEFSFKFKYTEFFELYFSTRSINTKTFRYFGKYMNQAGLATVNIFSDLFKSFNFFNLQDRKASLFKIKKISTGFKFNFYDWKFVGEYDLNPDILKDSSSNRYSSIWRNNFSIYVSWNFFEPIKTSFESNSSTDYELLINRETRK